In the Symmachiella macrocystis genome, TCGCCCGTTATTGGTCGCCATCGAAATACTCGGTTTGAAAAACCGCGCGTTGGCAATCCAGATATTCCTCTTTGGTCATCGCAACTTCGTGATTCGCCATCACCCGCTGAGCGTTCGTCGCGTCGCCATGGAGCAGATCGATGGCCATCGTTGCCAACGTCTTGGCCGGCGCCAAGTAACCCGCATCGGCATCAGAAATATGCCAATCGATTTGGTGATGCGAACCGCTGGCACCGGTCATCATCGGATGCAGCACAGGCATGATTTGACTCAGATCCCCGGCATCGGTCGAACCGCCTGCGTGTGGATAGTCGCGATAGCCATCGCTCCCCAATATCGCACCGGCATTGTTGCGGAATAGCTCCGCCAACTCGGGGTCATTTCGCAACGGCAAATTGCCGGGGACCGTTTCGATCTCCACCCGGCACCCCATCGCCATGGCGGCGCCGCGCAACGCGCGATCGACCTTGGACGCCGCATCGAGAATCGCCGCAGGTGTTCTTCCGCGAACGTATGTCTCCAGACACACCTCGGCCGGCACGATATTTACCAAATCGCCCCCCTTGGTAATAATCGGATGCACCCGCACGCAATCTTCATCGCGAAACGTCTCCCGCTGCGCGTTGATGGCACTCAGCGCCAGCTGGGCGGCATTGAGCGCGTTGACGCCCCGTTCGGGAAAACCTCCGGCATGGGATGCCTTTCCCAAAAACCGGATGTTCTTGGCTAGAAAACCGTTCGACGATGGCGCCAACCCCATCCGGCCTTCGTGGACGTCGGGACTGGTCGAGTGAATCATCACCGCCATGTCCACATCATCAAATAGCCCCAATCGAATCAATTCCTGTTTGCCGGTCAGAAATGAAGTGCGGCCCTGTTTGACCAATCCCAGCCGGTAACCAATCTCGACATACTCCTCGGCCGGTACGGCGAAAAACACGATCGTGCCGGCAAGTTGTTCCGCCACACCCGATTGTGACAGCCCCAGCGCCGCTCCCAACATGCCGGCGATTTGCGCATTGTGTCCGCAAGCGTGTGCTGCCCCGGTCTCTGCGCAAGCGCGAGGATGATCCGGCACCTGCAGCGCGTCCAATTCCCCCATCAACGCCACCGTCGGCCCCGGCTTTCCGCCTCGCAAAACCGCCTTCACGCCGGTAATCGCCAATTGATCATCGAACGATAACCCGAAGTCCGTGAAAGTCTCCTTAACCAAATCCGCTGTGCGATATTCCTTAAAACCAAGCTCCGGCGCATCCATGATCGCTTCTCCGATCCCCACAACGGTCTCGCGGCGCGCACCAATTTCATCAGT is a window encoding:
- a CDS encoding amidohydrolase; amino-acid sequence: MNSCAELKQHLTDEIGARRETVVGIGEAIMDAPELGFKEYRTADLVKETFTDFGLSFDDQLAITGVKAVLRGGKPGPTVALMGELDALQVPDHPRACAETGAAHACGHNAQIAGMLGAALGLSQSGVAEQLAGTIVFFAVPAEEYVEIGYRLGLVKQGRTSFLTGKQELIRLGLFDDVDMAVMIHSTSPDVHEGRMGLAPSSNGFLAKNIRFLGKASHAGGFPERGVNALNAAQLALSAINAQRETFRDEDCVRVHPIITKGGDLVNIVPAEVCLETYVRGRTPAAILDAASKVDRALRGAAMAMGCRVEIETVPGNLPLRNDPELAELFRNNAGAILGSDGYRDYPHAGGSTDAGDLSQIMPVLHPMMTGASGSHHQIDWHISDADAGYLAPAKTLATMAIDLLHGDATNAQRVMANHEVAMTKEEYLDCQRAVFQTEYFDGDQ